The Rugosibacter aromaticivorans region CCGTGGTCAACACGCGCGCCGGAACCGTGGAAGCTTGCCTGCGCACGCGGCTGTCAGCCATTGTGGGTGGCCGTATTGAATATCTTGGCGTGAAAGAAGGTGACCGCGTCAAGAAAGGGCAGTTGTTGATGAAGCTCTGGAATGACGATCAAAAAGCGCAACAGTATCTGGCAGAAACACAGCGTGCTTTGTCTCTTCAACGCGTGAATGAGCAATGTGTCACGGCAGCGAATGCCGAGCGCGAAGCAAAGCGACAAGCTCTGCTTCGCGCTAAAGGTTATGTGTCCATTGCCAAAGAAGACGCGGCAAGGACTGAAGCAGAAGCCCGAAAATCCGCCTGTGCCAGCGCGCGGGCCGATGTAACCCAGGCTGACGCGCGTGTGGCGGTGACGCGCACTGAACAGCAACGCACCGTGCTTGTCGCACCCTTTGATGGTACGGTGGCGAAGATTGTGGGTGAGCTGGGCGAATACTCCACTCCCTCGCCACCCGGCGTGCAAACGCCCCCGGCGATTGATCTGATTGATGACAGTTGCCTGTATGTCAAAGCGCCCATGGATGAAGTGGATGCGCCCAAAATTACTGCTGGCCTGCCCGTGCGTGTGACGCTCGATGCCTTGCCCAAACACCCGTTTGCCGGCCATGTGCGGCGTGTGGCGCCTTATGTGCTGGCTGTTGAAAAACAGGCGCGGACGGTGGACGTGGAAGTGGATTTTGACGCACCGACCAAGGGGCTGCTGGTAGGTTACAGCGCGGATGTGGAAATTGTTCTGCAGCAACATAGCGATGTTTTGCGCGTGCCAACCACGGCGATCATGGAAGGTGGGAAAGTGTTGGTGTTGGCAGAGGGCAGTAACAAACTCGAAGCGCGCCAACTCAAAACAGGGCTTGCCAACTGGGAATACACCGAGGTGATCGACGGCTTGAAACTGGGCGAACGAGTGGTGACGTCGCTTGAGCGCGAAGGCGTAAAAGTCGGCGCTCGTGTGACGGCGGATACGGCAACTGCCGGTACAACAGACGCCGCCGGTACAAAAAATACCGCAAACAGTGTGGCAAACCCTGCGACAAACGCTGCGACAAACGCTGCGGAAAAATAAGTGGCACTGATCAAATGGCACTAATTGCTCTCGCCGGTATCGAGCGTGTTTTTCATCTGGGTGAAGCCGATGTGCATGCTCTGGCGCGCATCGATCTGACGATTGCGGCAGGCGAATATGTAGCTGTGGTAGGTCCTTCGGGTTCAGGCAAGTCGACCTTGCTCAATTTGCTGGGCTTGCTCGATCAGCCCACGGCGGGCACTTATCACCTTGAAGGACGGGACGTCACCACGCTCTCACCCGATGAACAAGCAGCCGTGCGCAGCCGACGCATCGGGTTTGTGTTTCAGAGTTTTCATCTCGTGCCACGCTTGACGGCCGCTGAAAATATTGCTTTGCCCATGATGCTGGACGGGATTCCCGCCGCCGTGCGTGAGCAGCGGGTGCGCCAGGCCTTGCGCGATGTTGGCCTGGAGAATCGCGCCAACCACCGGCCGGATGAGCTTTCCGGCGGCCAGCGCCAGCGTGTCGCCATTGCCCGCGCCACCATCATGCAGCCCGCGTTGCTGCTGGCGGATGAGCCCACGGGCAACCTTGATCGTGCCACGGGCGAGGAAGTGATTCATCTGCTGGAAGCCTTGAATGCGAAGGGCGTGACGCTGATCGTGGTGACGCACGATGCCGCGCTGGCTGCGCGTGCAGGGCGACAGATCATGATGGAAGATGGGCGAGTGAAATCGGATGTCTCTCGTGCAGCCTTGGCGAAATCGACTTCCGCTTGATCAACTCATCATCAACTCATCATCGACTAATCAGCCATGCGGTACGCCGACATTTTGTGCTTTGCCCGTGATGCCGCGACAGCGTATCCGTTGCGCACGACGCTGTCGGTGCTGGCGATGGCCATTGGCGTGGCATCGGTGGTACTGCTCACGGCGCTGGGCGATGGCGCACGGCGTTATGTGGTGGGGCAGTTTTCATCGCTGGGCAGCAATCTGGTGATTGTCCTGCCGGGGCGTTCTGCCACCGGGGGCTTTAATCCGGCCAATGGCATCACCACCACGCCGCGCGATTTAACCGTGGATGATGCCGCCGCTTTGTTGCGGGCACCCGCCGTGCAACGTGTGGCGCCGCTCGCTGTGGGTACATCAGAAATCAGTGCGGGCGGTCGTTTGCGCGAGGTTGTTGCCGCAGGCTCTACGGCGTCACTCATGGCGGTACGTAATTTTCAGTTGGCGCAGGGCCGTTTTTTACCGGAGGATGATTGGCGTAGCAGTGCGCCTGTCGCCGTGATCGGCATGACCGTCCGCAATGATATTTTCGGCAATCAGCCCGCCGTGGGTCAATTGATTCGCCTGGGCGACCGCCGCGTGCGGGTGATCGGCGTTTTAAAATCAACCGGCCAGGGTGTGGGCATGAATACCGATGAGCTGGTGATTGTGCCCGTGGCGTTAGCGCAGGCTTTATTTAATTCGAACACCCTGTTTCGCATCATGATCCAGGCGCGTGGTCGTGAGCAGATCGAGGCGGCCAAGGCGCAAGCCACGGCGATTATCAAGGCACGCCACGGCGGGGAAGAAGATGTTACCGTGATTACGCAGGATGCCGTATTGGCCACATTCGACAAGCTTCTCGGTGCGTTGACAGCGGCTGTTGCCGGCATTGCTGCCATCAGCTTGTTGGTGGCCGGCGTTCTGGTGATGAATGTCATGCTCGTGGCGGTGACGCAACGCCGAGCAGAGATTGGCTTGATCAAGGCGCTGGGCGCACGTGGCAGCACCATACAGCAGATATTTCTTGCCGAGGCGGCGATGTTGTCCCTGGCCGGTGCTGTGGCGGGATATTTGTTAGGGCAACTCGGGGCGCTGGTATTGCGCCAGTTGTTTCCTGTTTTTCCCGCGTATGCGCCAGGCTGGGCGGTGGCTGCGGCGCTCATGACGGCGCTTGTCACGGGTCTGCTGTTCGGCATTTTGCCTGCCCGCCGCGCGGCGCAGCTGGATCCTGTCGACGCACTCATGAGACATTGATATGCCGCTGACGGACGTCTTCAAGCTGGCTTTTCGCGCGGTCATTGCGCAACGGTTGCGCAGCTTTTTGACGCTGTTGGGTATTGCCATTGGCATTGCGGCGGTGATTTTATTGACCTCCATTGGCGAGGGGATTCATCGGTATGTATTGGGTGAATTTACCCAGTTCGGCACTAACGTGATTAGCGTGCACCCCGGCAAGGTCAAGACCGGGGGCGCTGCGCTAACGGGTTTGCCGAGCAGTGCCAAACCGCTGTCGCTGGAAGACGCGGAGGCGCTGATGCGCTTGCCGAATGTAGTCGCAGTAACACCCAGCGTGTTCGGCAATGCCGAGGCGAGTACTGCCGGGCGTTTGCGGCGTGTCACCGTGTATGGTGTCGGACCGGACATGCTGAAGGTGTTTAAAGGGCGTGTGCGCAGTGGCCGGTTTTTACCGGTGGAAGACGCGAATAGCGCGCGTGCGTTGGGGGTGTTGGGTCCCAAGCTCAAGTATGAATTGTTCGGCGCTGACAATGCGCTCGGCGCACGGATACGACTTGGTGGGCTGCAATTTCGCGTCATCGGGGTGATGGAATCCAAAGGGCAGTTTCTCGGCATGGATCTGGATGACACGGCATTTATTCCTGCGGCGCGCGCCATTGAATTGTTTAATCGCGAGAGCTTGAGCGAAATCGATGTGGCTGTTGCTGAAGGCGTGAGCTCAGTGAGCGTGATGACAGAGATTAAAAAGGTGATGCTGGCGCGTCATGGCCGTGAAGATTTCACTTTAATCAGTCAAGAAGAAATGCTCACCAGTCTGTCGAGTATTCTCGATGTGCTCACCATGGCGGTGGGTGCGCTCGGCGGCATTTCGTTGTTTGTCGGCGGGGTGGGCATCGTGACGATGATGACGATCTCGGTTACCGAGCGAACGGCGGAGATTGGCTTGTTAGTCGCCCTCGGTGCACGCAGGCGAACCATCCTCGGTCTTTTTCTGAGTGAAGCCGTGGCGCTTGCCGCCGTGGGCGGGGTGATCGGTTTGCTTTTGGGCGTGGGTATTGCGCAGATGATCCATCTGGCAGTGCCGGTGTTACCCGTGCATACCCCCCTTCTTTTCGTGCTGTTGGCAGAGGCTTTGGCGATCAGTATTGGTTTGGCGGCCGGGGTGCTGCCCGCGCGCCGCGCAGCGCAACTTAATCCAGTGGATGCGTTGCGTAGCGAGTAAGCGGCGGCCCGGAAAGCCGGTGCTGATGAAGCCACTGCGCTACAAGGCGGTCGAGCAAAAAACGCTCTCCTCGCCGTAGCGGATGGTGATACGGTAACCAGTTATTAATTAACCCTTGCCTCTGCGATAATAGACGGCTGACCGCAATCTCTTTTTTCATTTTTCTTTCATTCATCATGATGACCAGTCAATTGTTTACCCCGTTTTCTCTCCGTTCAGTCACGTTGTCCAATCGCATTGTGATTAGCCCAATGTGCCAATATTCAGCGGTGGATGGCAATGCTACCGATTGGCACACCATCCATTTGGGCCACCTGGCGATGTCCGGTGCCGGCATGTTGATTGTTGAAGCCACAGGTGTTGAACTGGCCGGGCGTATTTCAGCCGGGTGCCTCGCGCTGGGGTCTGACGAAAACGAGGCCGCGTTAGCGCAGGTCTTGAGCCATGTGCGCCATCATTCCTCTATGCCGCTGGCCATTCAACTCGGCCATGCCGGGCGCAAGGCTTCGAGCCAATTGCCCTGGCTTGGCGGCCGTTCTTTATCACCTGAAGCAGGCGGCTGGCCGACGGTTGCGCCATCTGCCGTGCCGTATCAAGAGGGCGGTCACGTACCGCAGGCGCTGGATGATGCAGGTATTACTCGCATTACTGCGGCGTTTGTGGATGCCACACGGCGCGCCGCACGTTTGGGTTTTGATGCGGTTGAGCTGCACATGGCGCATGGCTATCTGCTGCATCAGTTTCTCTCGCCGATTGCGAATCATCGGACGGATGCGTATGGCGGCAGCCTGGAAAATCGCTTGCGTTTGCCGCTTGAAGTGTTTGCTGCCGTGCGCGCTGTCTGGCCAGCTGAAAAACCGTTGGGCGTGCGCATCTCGGCGACCGATTGGGTGCCAGGGGGCTGGGATATTGAACAATCGGTGGTTTTTGCGCAGGCGTTAAAAAATCTGGGCTGCGACTGGGTCGATGCCTCTTCAGGCGGCCTGTCACCACAACAACAGATACCGGTGGCGCCGGGTTTTCAGGTGCCGTTTGCCGAGCGTATTCGCCGTGAAACGAGTGTTCCGACAATGGCCGTGGGCATGATTACCGAGCCGGCACAGGCGGAAGAAATTATTGCCAGGGGCGAAGCCGACATGGTGGCGCTGGCCCGCGGTTTTTTGTGGAATCCGCGTTGGCCGTGGCATGCTGCTGCTGTGCTGGGTGCTCAGGTGGATGCGCCCAAGCCCTATCATCGCAGCTTGCCAGCAGGCGCGCATCGGGTGTTTGGCTAGATTCTGCGATGGCGTGTAAGGGCTGGCGTAAAAGAGCCGCCGCCCTTACACAATCACTTTTACACAACGACGGTGGGTGCCTGGTCTGCTTTGCATGTTTCGATGTGACCAATGGCGAACACGGTTTCACCTGCTGCTGCCAGAAGTTGCATGGTCGCGCCCGCATCCGCTTCAGCAACGATCACGACCATGCCGATGCCGCAATTAAATACGCGGTGCATTTCAGCGGCGGCCACATTGCCTTCACGTTGCAACCATTGAAACAGCGCCGGTTGCGGCCAGGTGCTTTGATCAATGATGGCGGTGACATTGTCTGGCAACACACGAGGAATATTTTCCGTGAGGCCGCCGCCCGTAATATGCGCCATGCCTTTCACACCTTGCCCGCCCAGCGTTTGTATCAGTGCCAGCAATGGTTTGACGTAAATGTGTGTTGGCGCCATGACGGCGTCCATCAGTGGCACGCCGCCAATGTCCAGCGCCAGATCAGGTTTGGCGCGCTCAATGATTTTGCGAATCAGCGAATACCCATTCGAATGTGCGCCGGAAGACGCCAGCCCCAACACCACATCGCCCGGACGGATGGATTTGCCATCAATAATGTGCGATTTTTCCACCGCACCCACCGCAAAACCCGCGAGGTCATATTCACCCTCCGGATACATGCCGGGCATCTCCGCCGTTTCACCACCGATCAGCGCGCAGCCTGCCAGCGCGCACCCACGGGCAATCCCTTCAATCACTGTGGCAGCAGTGGCAACATCTAGATGGCCGCAGGCGAAGTAGTCGAGGAAAAACAGCGGTTCGGCCCCTTGCACCAGAATGTCATTGACACTCATGGCGACTAAATCTTGCCCGACGGTGTCATGCCGTTGCCACTGAAACGCCAGCTTGAGCTTGGTGCCGACGCCATCGGTGCCTGAAACCAGCACCGGCTCGCGATACTTTCTGGATAGTTCAAACAGCGCCCCAAAGCCGCCAATGCCCGCCAGCACTTCGGGCCGCATCGTGCGTTTTGCCGCAGGTTTGATGCGTTCGACCAGCGCGTCACCCGCATCGATGTCGACGCCAGCGTCGCGGTAAGTCAGTGAGGAGGAGGTGATGGTCAAAATGCTTTCCTTGAAATCGAGAGGTGGAGTGCAGCGGATGCGCGGATGGGCGATAATCGCGGCTGAACAAAAATGATGCGAGCGCGCAAATTCTACCGGAAATGACTTCTACGCAAGCCAACCGTCCATCGGTGGTGACTATGGTGCTTTGGTTTGGCGCCGGACTGACGCTACTTCTGCTGCTGTACCTTCTCTCGCCGATTCTTGCCCCCTTCGTGCTGGCGGGCATTCTGGCGTATGTCGCCAATCCGGTCGTTGATCGCTTGAGCTGCTACAGGTTGCCCCGCGTGTTGGCGGTGACTTTTGTGCTGCTTGGGCTGGGGCTGATCTTCGCCGGGCTGGCGTTCATTATTCTGCCGTTATTGATCGATGAACTCGGGCGACTGGCAGCGCGCGCACCTGCGGTGATAGAACAAATTAACCAGCGTCTGCTGCCCTGGGTGTCACGCCATTTGGGCATATCGTTGCAGCTGGATGCCACGCATTTGAACAAGCTCCTGGCAGGCAACTGGGATGTGATTCAACCCGTACTTAGCCAGATATACACTTCGGTAAAAATCGGCGGCATGGCATTTTTTGGTGTCGTGATGAATGTGCTGTTAGTGCCGGTGGTGATGTTTTATCTATTACTTGACTGGCATGGGCTTCTTGGCCGGTTGGCGGCTTTTATCCCGCGCCGCTGGCAGAGCCGTTGCCAGAACATGGTGCGCGATATTGATGCGGTGTTGGCGCAATATCTGCGCGGACAGATCCTCGTGATGATGCTCCTGGCGTTGTACTACAGCACCGCGCTCTGGCTTGCGGGTATTCCATCGGCACTCTCTGTGGGCCTGGTGACCGGGCTGCTTGTTTTTATTCCTTACCTGGGGTTTGCCACCGGATTCAGTCTGGCTTTACTGGTCGCTGCAATTCAGTTTGCGGGCGCTGCGCCCATCATTGCTGTGCTGATTATTTATGGCGTAGGCCAGTTGCTCGAAAGCTTTTTATTGACGCCGTATCTGGTCGGTGAACGCATTGGTTTGCATCCTCTGGCCGTTATTTTCGGGCTGCTGGCGTTTGGCCAGTTGTTTGGTTTTTTCGGCGTACTCCTGGCGCTGCCTTTGTCCGCCATACTCGCTGTGGCTTGGCGTGAGGTGCACACAGCTTACCTCGCTAGCCATTTTTATCAGCACGAATCGTGAGTCTTCGACCATGACTTTGCAACAACAACTGTTGCTCGATCTTCAGCTGGATCAACCTCCGACGTTAGAGAATTT contains the following coding sequences:
- a CDS encoding ABC transporter ATP-binding protein, yielding MALIALAGIERVFHLGEADVHALARIDLTIAAGEYVAVVGPSGSGKSTLLNLLGLLDQPTAGTYHLEGRDVTTLSPDEQAAVRSRRIGFVFQSFHLVPRLTAAENIALPMMLDGIPAAVREQRVRQALRDVGLENRANHRPDELSGGQRQRVAIARATIMQPALLLADEPTGNLDRATGEEVIHLLEALNAKGVTLIVVTHDAALAARAGRQIMMEDGRVKSDVSRAALAKSTSA
- a CDS encoding NADH:flavin oxidoreductase/NADH oxidase; translation: MTSQLFTPFSLRSVTLSNRIVISPMCQYSAVDGNATDWHTIHLGHLAMSGAGMLIVEATGVELAGRISAGCLALGSDENEAALAQVLSHVRHHSSMPLAIQLGHAGRKASSQLPWLGGRSLSPEAGGWPTVAPSAVPYQEGGHVPQALDDAGITRITAAFVDATRRAARLGFDAVELHMAHGYLLHQFLSPIANHRTDAYGGSLENRLRLPLEVFAAVRAVWPAEKPLGVRISATDWVPGGWDIEQSVVFAQALKNLGCDWVDASSGGLSPQQQIPVAPGFQVPFAERIRRETSVPTMAVGMITEPAQAEEIIARGEADMVALARGFLWNPRWPWHAAAVLGAQVDAPKPYHRSLPAGAHRVFG
- the purM gene encoding phosphoribosylformylglycinamidine cyclo-ligase; the protein is MTITSSSLTYRDAGVDIDAGDALVERIKPAAKRTMRPEVLAGIGGFGALFELSRKYREPVLVSGTDGVGTKLKLAFQWQRHDTVGQDLVAMSVNDILVQGAEPLFFLDYFACGHLDVATAATVIEGIARGCALAGCALIGGETAEMPGMYPEGEYDLAGFAVGAVEKSHIIDGKSIRPGDVVLGLASSGAHSNGYSLIRKIIERAKPDLALDIGGVPLMDAVMAPTHIYVKPLLALIQTLGGQGVKGMAHITGGGLTENIPRVLPDNVTAIIDQSTWPQPALFQWLQREGNVAAAEMHRVFNCGIGMVVIVAEADAGATMQLLAAAGETVFAIGHIETCKADQAPTVVV
- a CDS encoding efflux RND transporter periplasmic adaptor subunit, coding for MKIQPIVRRILLALLVMLLIVAGFWWGMRPKPIPVVLKAVDRGMVDATVVNTRAGTVEACLRTRLSAIVGGRIEYLGVKEGDRVKKGQLLMKLWNDDQKAQQYLAETQRALSLQRVNEQCVTAANAEREAKRQALLRAKGYVSIAKEDAARTEAEARKSACASARADVTQADARVAVTRTEQQRTVLVAPFDGTVAKIVGELGEYSTPSPPGVQTPPAIDLIDDSCLYVKAPMDEVDAPKITAGLPVRVTLDALPKHPFAGHVRRVAPYVLAVEKQARTVDVEVDFDAPTKGLLVGYSADVEIVLQQHSDVLRVPTTAIMEGGKVLVLAEGSNKLEARQLKTGLANWEYTEVIDGLKLGERVVTSLEREGVKVGARVTADTATAGTTDAAGTKNTANSVANPATNAATNAAEK
- a CDS encoding ABC transporter permease, with product MPLTDVFKLAFRAVIAQRLRSFLTLLGIAIGIAAVILLTSIGEGIHRYVLGEFTQFGTNVISVHPGKVKTGGAALTGLPSSAKPLSLEDAEALMRLPNVVAVTPSVFGNAEASTAGRLRRVTVYGVGPDMLKVFKGRVRSGRFLPVEDANSARALGVLGPKLKYELFGADNALGARIRLGGLQFRVIGVMESKGQFLGMDLDDTAFIPAARAIELFNRESLSEIDVAVAEGVSSVSVMTEIKKVMLARHGREDFTLISQEEMLTSLSSILDVLTMAVGALGGISLFVGGVGIVTMMTISVTERTAEIGLLVALGARRRTILGLFLSEAVALAAVGGVIGLLLGVGIAQMIHLAVPVLPVHTPLLFVLLAEALAISIGLAAGVLPARRAAQLNPVDALRSE
- a CDS encoding ABC transporter permease — its product is MRYADILCFARDAATAYPLRTTLSVLAMAIGVASVVLLTALGDGARRYVVGQFSSLGSNLVIVLPGRSATGGFNPANGITTTPRDLTVDDAAALLRAPAVQRVAPLAVGTSEISAGGRLREVVAAGSTASLMAVRNFQLAQGRFLPEDDWRSSAPVAVIGMTVRNDIFGNQPAVGQLIRLGDRRVRVIGVLKSTGQGVGMNTDELVIVPVALAQALFNSNTLFRIMIQARGREQIEAAKAQATAIIKARHGGEEDVTVITQDAVLATFDKLLGALTAAVAGIAAISLLVAGVLVMNVMLVAVTQRRAEIGLIKALGARGSTIQQIFLAEAAMLSLAGAVAGYLLGQLGALVLRQLFPVFPAYAPGWAVAAALMTALVTGLLFGILPARRAAQLDPVDALMRH
- a CDS encoding AI-2E family transporter, translating into MTSTQANRPSVVTMVLWFGAGLTLLLLLYLLSPILAPFVLAGILAYVANPVVDRLSCYRLPRVLAVTFVLLGLGLIFAGLAFIILPLLIDELGRLAARAPAVIEQINQRLLPWVSRHLGISLQLDATHLNKLLAGNWDVIQPVLSQIYTSVKIGGMAFFGVVMNVLLVPVVMFYLLLDWHGLLGRLAAFIPRRWQSRCQNMVRDIDAVLAQYLRGQILVMMLLALYYSTALWLAGIPSALSVGLVTGLLVFIPYLGFATGFSLALLVAAIQFAGAAPIIAVLIIYGVGQLLESFLLTPYLVGERIGLHPLAVIFGLLAFGQLFGFFGVLLALPLSAILAVAWREVHTAYLASHFYQHES